A stretch of Chaetodon auriga isolate fChaAug3 chromosome 21, fChaAug3.hap1, whole genome shotgun sequence DNA encodes these proteins:
- the pabpn1 gene encoding polyadenylate-binding protein 2 isoform X4 — MAEFGNGLAEESLLDSDPGHPELEDPGVGDEEPGLEEGEAAIEDPELEAIKARVREMEEEAEKLKELQNEVEKQMNLSPPPVGPVIMSIEEKMEADGRSIYVGNVDYGATAEELEAHFHGCGSVNRVTILCDKYTGHPKGFAYIEFADKESVRTAMALDESLFRGRQIKVGAKRTNRPGISTTDRGFPRARFRSRGGSFTSRARYYSGYTPPRGRGRAFRGRGRTTSWYSPY; from the exons ATGGCGGAGTTCGGTAACGGACTGGCGGAGGAATCTCTACTAGATTCAGACCCCGGACATCCCGAGTTGGAGGACCCGGGTGTCGGTGACGAAGAACCGGGGTTAGAAGAGGGAGAGGCCGCTATTGAAGATCCG gagctggaggCAATCAAAGCAcgagtgagagagatggaggaagaggcagagaagctgaaggagcTACAGAACGAGGTGGAGAAACAGATGAATCTCAGCCCCCcaccag TCGGCCCTGTCATCATGTCCATCGAGGAAAAGATGGAAGCAGATGGCAGATCGATTTATGTTGGAAAT GTGGACTACGGTGCCACGGCAGAAGAGCTTGAGGCTCATTTTCATGGCTGTGGTTCAGTAAACAGAGTCACCATCCTATGTGACAAATACACAGGGCATCCCAAGGG GTTTGCCTACATTGAGTTTGCAGACAAAGAGTCTGTTAGGACAGCCATGGCTTTGGACGAGTCCCTTTTCAGAGGAAGGCAGATAAAG GTGGGCGCTAAGAGAACAAACAGACCAGGCATCAGCACCACAGACCGCGGCTTTCCACGGGCTCGGTTCCGGTCACGGGGAGGAAGCTTCACATCGCGTGCACGCTATTACAGCGGCTACACACCACCCAGAGGCAGAGGACGGGCCTTCAG
- the pabpn1 gene encoding polyadenylate-binding protein 2 isoform X3, which produces MRGVGSHLGATAAPVSLRQGAARVVGGESSSQKYARRRCRRQSGARVGQAAAISRRCASLPALEGDLLTELEAIKARVREMEEEAEKLKELQNEVEKQMNLSPPPVGPVIMSIEEKMEADGRSIYVGNVDYGATAEELEAHFHGCGSVNRVTILCDKYTGHPKGFAYIEFADKESVRTAMALDESLFRGRQIKVGAKRTNRPGISTTDRGFPRARFRSRGGSFTSRARYYSGYTPPRGRGRAFRGRGRTTSWYSPY; this is translated from the exons ATGCGTGGTGTCGGCAGCCATCTTGGCGCAACAGCGGCGCCAGTTTCTCTGCGCCAGGGAGCAGCTCGAGTCGTTGGGGGTGAATCCTCGTCGCAAAAATATGCGAGACGGAGATGCAGGAGACAGTCAGGGGCGAGGGTAGGACAGGCCGCCGCCATTAGCCGCCGCTGTGCGAGTCTACCCGCTTTAGAAGGCGACCTGCTTACG gagctggaggCAATCAAAGCAcgagtgagagagatggaggaagaggcagagaagctgaaggagcTACAGAACGAGGTGGAGAAACAGATGAATCTCAGCCCCCcaccag TCGGCCCTGTCATCATGTCCATCGAGGAAAAGATGGAAGCAGATGGCAGATCGATTTATGTTGGAAAT GTGGACTACGGTGCCACGGCAGAAGAGCTTGAGGCTCATTTTCATGGCTGTGGTTCAGTAAACAGAGTCACCATCCTATGTGACAAATACACAGGGCATCCCAAGGG GTTTGCCTACATTGAGTTTGCAGACAAAGAGTCTGTTAGGACAGCCATGGCTTTGGACGAGTCCCTTTTCAGAGGAAGGCAGATAAAG GTGGGCGCTAAGAGAACAAACAGACCAGGCATCAGCACCACAGACCGCGGCTTTCCACGGGCTCGGTTCCGGTCACGGGGAGGAAGCTTCACATCGCGTGCACGCTATTACAGCGGCTACACACCACCCAGAGGCAGAGGACGGGCCTTCAG